The following are encoded in a window of Sutcliffiella horikoshii genomic DNA:
- a CDS encoding YIP1 family protein codes for MKHIFIGLLTVWLILLSPLQSFAALSVPYNTETVSTEGDIIETQTAYIPVGLFGSTNDIVSPEDVYIDQNNDVYVADSGTKKITKFDENGRKLLEVGEGILQMPTGVFVDEEQQIYVADYTNEKVYRFSEDGEMLQEYGRPDSPLFGTRTPYKPQKITVDKRGNLYIIGEGSTNGIIQVGQDGTFLGFFGVNRTRPSLMSVIQDALTTDQQRSSMFLKVPPAPTNIAIDEKGLVYTITAGTSFEVIRKLNIAGGNILSPYISEITNLQDIAMGPLGNFFVLAKDGRIYEYDSFGNLLFIFGGKDDGTNRLGLFMDPSGVATDNLGRVFVTDRERGTVQVLEPTAFAEMLHGGISLYAQGLYIESEQYWSEVLRMNSSIGLAHNAMGEAYYKQQEYEDALESFELVGNVEGYSDSFWEIRNQWMNENLSTVFAILLGLFAVRATLLFADKKKGILAPARKRWQAFKSKKLLSELLFLGKFLRHPIDSFYYIKRQRKVSVLSATILYVILYAEFLFMKYFTGFIFRGGITLEQINFGMEFILLFLPIILFIVSNYLVSTINDGEGRFSDIYIGTIYSLAPIIVLLVPITLMSNVLTLNEYFLYVFFMQVMMGWSLIILFIMIKEIHAFEFWGTVRNIFTTIFCMLIIVLVCFIIYVLMDQVIDFVTAIIQEVILRV; via the coding sequence ATGAAGCACATTTTCATTGGCTTATTGACTGTATGGTTAATCCTCCTTTCTCCTTTGCAATCTTTTGCAGCCCTGTCTGTTCCATATAATACAGAGACGGTATCAACAGAAGGGGATATCATTGAAACGCAGACCGCTTATATTCCGGTGGGGCTTTTCGGAAGTACAAATGATATAGTCAGTCCGGAAGATGTCTATATCGATCAGAACAATGATGTGTATGTGGCTGATTCCGGTACGAAGAAAATCACCAAGTTTGATGAGAATGGTAGAAAACTGTTAGAGGTCGGAGAAGGAATCCTGCAAATGCCGACGGGGGTTTTTGTGGATGAAGAACAGCAAATATATGTAGCAGATTATACAAATGAAAAAGTTTACCGTTTTTCTGAAGATGGAGAAATGCTCCAAGAATACGGCAGACCGGATTCTCCCCTTTTTGGGACAAGAACCCCATATAAACCACAAAAAATTACCGTGGACAAACGAGGCAACCTCTACATTATCGGAGAGGGTTCAACTAATGGGATTATCCAGGTTGGCCAGGATGGCACATTTCTTGGATTCTTCGGAGTAAACCGTACAAGACCGTCGTTAATGTCTGTCATTCAGGATGCTCTGACAACCGATCAGCAGCGCTCCAGCATGTTTCTGAAAGTGCCGCCAGCGCCGACTAACATTGCGATTGATGAAAAAGGACTTGTTTACACCATTACAGCGGGTACTAGCTTTGAAGTCATTCGAAAGCTGAACATTGCAGGCGGGAATATTTTATCACCGTACATTTCCGAGATTACTAATCTTCAGGATATCGCAATGGGGCCACTTGGAAATTTCTTTGTTTTAGCTAAAGATGGAAGAATCTACGAGTATGATAGTTTCGGGAATCTGCTCTTTATTTTTGGCGGAAAAGACGATGGAACAAACCGCCTGGGATTGTTTATGGATCCTTCAGGAGTTGCAACAGATAATCTCGGCAGGGTTTTTGTTACAGACCGTGAGCGCGGAACCGTTCAAGTGCTGGAACCAACAGCCTTCGCTGAAATGCTTCATGGCGGAATCTCCCTCTATGCTCAAGGACTTTACATAGAGAGTGAGCAATATTGGAGCGAAGTGCTGCGCATGAATTCTTCCATCGGCCTTGCACATAACGCAATGGGGGAAGCTTACTATAAGCAGCAGGAATATGAAGATGCTTTGGAATCATTTGAACTGGTTGGGAATGTGGAAGGTTATTCTGATTCCTTCTGGGAAATCAGAAATCAGTGGATGAATGAGAATCTGAGCACTGTTTTTGCCATCTTACTCGGATTATTTGCTGTCAGGGCGACCTTGCTTTTTGCAGATAAAAAGAAAGGGATCTTAGCACCGGCACGGAAAAGGTGGCAGGCATTCAAAAGTAAGAAACTACTGAGTGAGCTATTATTCTTAGGCAAGTTTTTACGTCATCCAATAGACAGCTTCTATTATATTAAAAGACAGAGAAAGGTCAGCGTTTTATCAGCCACCATTCTTTACGTCATCTTATATGCCGAATTTTTATTCATGAAGTATTTCACAGGATTTATTTTCAGGGGCGGCATTACGTTAGAGCAAATCAATTTTGGAATGGAATTCATTCTATTATTTCTTCCAATCATTCTTTTCATCGTATCCAATTATCTGGTCAGTACGATTAACGATGGAGAAGGAAGATTCTCCGATATTTATATTGGAACCATTTATTCATTGGCACCGATTATTGTGCTCTTGGTTCCAATTACGCTCATGTCCAATGTACTTACGCTTAATGAATACTTCTTGTATGTATTCTTTATGCAAGTGATGATGGGATGGTCGTTAATTATCCTGTTCATCATGATCAAAGAAATTCATGCTTTTGAATTCTGGGGAACGGTACGAAACATCTTTACGACGATTTTCTGTATGCTGATCATTGTATTGGTATGTTTCATTATCTACGTATTGATGGATCAGGTTATTGATTTTGTAACAGCAATCATTCAGGAGGTGATTCTCCGTGTTTAA
- a CDS encoding carbohydrate ABC transporter permease → MSAFHGTKINPDRFHKSQLKFYAFLIPLAIFMAMPIVFVFSHAFKPIDELFAYPPRFFVQKPTMQNFIDLMNNTSTTGVPMSRYLFNSISITLIVVFVTVLISTMAGYALSKKRFRLKKTIFEINTLALMFVSAAVVIPRYLLIEKVGLLDTFLVHIFPLIAMPIGLFLVKQFIDQIPNELIEAAQMDGATDYQIFRKIIIPLVKPAIATIAILSFQLVWNNTETSTLFVDNENLKTFAFYMSTLTSATSGNTVAGQGMAAAASLIMFIPNLIIFIILQSQVMNTMAHSGIK, encoded by the coding sequence GTGTCGGCATTCCATGGAACGAAAATCAATCCAGACCGTTTTCACAAAAGCCAATTGAAATTCTATGCATTTCTAATACCGCTCGCCATCTTTATGGCTATGCCCATCGTCTTTGTCTTTTCTCACGCCTTTAAGCCGATTGATGAGCTATTCGCTTATCCGCCGCGCTTTTTTGTGCAAAAGCCGACGATGCAGAACTTCATTGATTTGATGAACAACACAAGTACAACGGGCGTTCCAATGTCCCGTTACTTGTTTAACAGTATCTCCATTACCCTCATCGTTGTCTTTGTCACTGTTCTTATCAGTACGATGGCAGGGTATGCCTTATCGAAAAAACGTTTCAGACTAAAGAAAACCATCTTTGAAATCAACACACTTGCTTTAATGTTCGTTTCGGCGGCAGTCGTCATTCCGCGTTACTTGCTTATTGAAAAGGTGGGGCTGTTGGACACATTCCTTGTCCATATTTTCCCGCTGATCGCCATGCCGATCGGACTTTTCTTAGTAAAACAATTCATCGATCAAATACCGAACGAATTAATAGAAGCTGCTCAGATGGATGGGGCGACGGACTATCAAATCTTCCGCAAAATTATCATTCCGCTTGTAAAACCGGCGATTGCCACCATTGCGATTTTATCATTTCAACTTGTTTGGAATAACACGGAAACCTCGACATTGTTTGTTGATAATGAAAATTTGAAGACCTTTGCCTTTTACATGTCTACATTAACTTCGGCAACAAGTGGTAACACGGTAGCGGGCCAAGGAATGGCGGCAGCGGCATCTTTAATTATGTTCATTCCAAATTTAATCATCTTTATCATCTTACAAAGTCAAGTAATGAATACGATGGCACATTCAGGAATCAAGTAG
- a CDS encoding carbohydrate ABC transporter permease, with protein MRSSLQKHASTSIFLAPYLIFFFTFIIIPVVVAILLSFTYFNAIEMPSFIGLANYVSVLTQDEVFMQRVLPNTLMFAVIVGPGGYILSFLLAWMLAQISKGPRTVLALIIYSPSMTAGIAMAVVWTIIFSGDQTGYLNSLLITIGVILEPVQWLQSPDHLMTIMIVVTLWGSMGVGFLAMLSGVLNINREIYEAGYIDGIKNRFQEIIYITIPSMKPQMLFGAVMAVVGTFQAGAIGVALSGANPTPQYAGQLMVNHLEDYGFIRYEMGYAAAISVLLLLFVYIFSKIAWRLFGEKD; from the coding sequence ATGAGGAGTAGCCTTCAAAAGCATGCAAGTACATCGATCTTTCTTGCACCATATTTAATCTTTTTCTTTACCTTTATCATCATTCCGGTCGTAGTGGCCATTCTTTTATCGTTCACGTATTTCAACGCGATTGAGATGCCGAGCTTCATCGGGCTTGCCAACTATGTGAGTGTGCTAACCCAAGATGAAGTCTTTATGCAGCGCGTCTTGCCGAATACGCTGATGTTTGCAGTCATCGTCGGGCCGGGGGGATATATTTTATCCTTCCTGCTTGCTTGGATGCTGGCGCAGATCTCCAAAGGGCCGCGAACTGTATTGGCGCTTATCATCTATTCTCCGTCCATGACAGCCGGAATCGCGATGGCAGTTGTGTGGACCATCATTTTCAGTGGGGATCAGACGGGTTACTTGAATAGTTTATTAATTACAATCGGTGTCATCTTGGAGCCTGTACAATGGCTGCAATCACCAGATCACTTAATGACGATCATGATCGTGGTTACCCTTTGGGGGAGCATGGGAGTAGGATTCCTTGCGATGCTATCGGGTGTGTTGAACATCAATAGGGAAATCTATGAAGCTGGTTATATTGACGGCATAAAAAATAGATTCCAAGAAATCATCTATATCACCATTCCATCCATGAAGCCACAGATGCTTTTCGGCGCAGTCATGGCAGTAGTAGGGACGTTCCAGGCCGGTGCGATCGGGGTCGCCTTATCCGGTGCCAACCCAACGCCTCAATATGCGGGTCAGTTAATGGTCAACCATTTAGAAGACTATGGCTTCATTCGTTATGAAATGGGATATGCAGCAGCAATAAGCGTTCTATTACTATTATTCGTATATATCTTCTCAAAAATCGCTTGGCGTTTATTCGGAGAAAAAGACTAA
- a CDS encoding extracellular solute-binding protein produces the protein MKRKMMFWSLILLLLVPGQFAFADEEKSLEQVAEQVIEPRYLSILKQWNEVGQGNAQDFERVVTPADFLSIDKNSLLSSGESKEYGDQVYAWRNKNSVTIEVDVEEEGLYELGFDYYPLGEGIVPIEGSIKVNGEYPYFESRRITFPKDWKSATNDFEQDRFGDEIIPAQLPIEQWHSIKAEDSSHLQARPLKYQLKAGKNTITLENIRGEMLLGNMYVSGVGTIPTYEEYREKQAGDLTETNSITIEAEHPLKKNSSFIRPVNRQDASVVPYERDKRLLNAIGGESWETSGQTATWEMDVEEAGYYQISLKVLQEKQSGFPVFRTVMINGEVPFEEVESYSFQQEKNWVNETLSNEDGKPYYFYLEKGKNTLTLKGDASPVNRTLFEMDEVMKGIEQLSLSIKRLTGNNQDRSRGWRITEYMPEIEGELTSWADKLEGESEYLLELSDGKESVEIVSLNIAVERLRELAADPDKIPARLTQLSEGSSSVAQLLGNATLDLKKQPLIMDRIYIHGDEKLPKPELGFFAKTKESVLKFFHSFQSNTLATEEVDDDVVDVWVNRPRQYVELMQNMVDQNFTPQTGIKVRFSIMPSEQKLILANAANSQPDLALGISSWLPYELAIRGAAYDLREFEDFDETLAHFSPGAFLPMIIEDEVYGLPETQDFFVQFYRKDILGALDVPVPDTWENVVDVLPELQRFGLNYYTPIAGAVAFKPFQSTSPFIYQHQGDMYKEDGMGTTIDSDETVRGIQLMTDLNTIYSTPLQVPNFYNHFRYSTLPIGVSNFQTYVELTSAAPEISGWWDISLHPGVENEDGEVERWATGSGQAGMIFNGSKNKDEAWQVLKWWMSTETQTDFATTLQIMYGPSYMWNTANLDAFKQLPWPEEHKEVILEQWEHLREVPKTPYTYMVEREISNVWNRVVFDGENTRSAVDDAVVTIDREMRRKMEEFGYMKDGKIVKTYPIPTIEQVESWVEENEE, from the coding sequence ATGAAACGTAAAATGATGTTCTGGTCATTAATACTGCTGTTGCTAGTACCAGGCCAATTCGCATTTGCTGATGAAGAGAAGAGCCTTGAGCAGGTGGCAGAACAAGTCATTGAGCCACGCTATCTATCAATCCTTAAGCAGTGGAATGAAGTGGGACAGGGCAACGCGCAAGATTTCGAGCGCGTTGTCACTCCCGCTGATTTTTTATCCATTGATAAGAATAGCCTGCTTTCAAGTGGAGAAAGCAAGGAGTATGGCGATCAGGTATATGCTTGGAGAAACAAGAATTCAGTCACGATTGAAGTGGATGTAGAGGAAGAGGGCTTATATGAACTGGGCTTTGACTATTATCCTCTAGGTGAAGGAATTGTTCCGATAGAGGGATCGATCAAAGTGAACGGGGAGTATCCATATTTTGAGAGTCGCAGAATTACGTTCCCGAAGGACTGGAAAAGTGCAACAAATGATTTTGAGCAGGACCGCTTTGGAGATGAAATTATTCCGGCGCAGCTCCCGATCGAACAATGGCATTCTATTAAGGCAGAGGATTCTAGTCATCTGCAGGCAAGGCCGTTGAAGTATCAATTAAAAGCAGGCAAAAACACCATTACACTTGAAAACATCCGGGGAGAAATGCTGCTTGGAAACATGTATGTAAGCGGTGTGGGAACGATCCCTACATATGAAGAGTATAGAGAGAAACAAGCTGGAGATCTCACGGAAACAAACAGTATCACAATTGAAGCGGAGCACCCGCTGAAGAAAAACAGCTCTTTTATCAGACCTGTGAATAGACAGGATGCATCTGTTGTCCCTTATGAACGTGACAAGCGCTTATTGAATGCAATCGGCGGAGAGTCATGGGAAACGAGCGGGCAAACGGCTACTTGGGAGATGGATGTGGAGGAAGCAGGCTACTACCAAATTTCCTTGAAAGTTTTACAAGAAAAACAATCAGGCTTTCCGGTCTTCAGGACAGTCATGATCAATGGAGAGGTACCTTTTGAAGAAGTAGAAAGCTATTCTTTCCAACAGGAGAAGAACTGGGTAAATGAAACGCTTAGCAATGAAGATGGGAAACCGTATTATTTTTATTTAGAGAAGGGGAAAAATACCCTGACACTTAAAGGTGATGCGTCACCTGTAAATCGCACGTTATTCGAAATGGATGAAGTGATGAAGGGCATTGAACAGCTCTCCCTATCCATTAAACGATTAACCGGAAACAACCAAGATCGCTCTCGAGGCTGGAGAATTACCGAGTACATGCCTGAGATAGAAGGGGAACTTACCTCCTGGGCGGATAAGCTTGAAGGAGAAAGTGAGTATCTGCTTGAGTTAAGTGATGGAAAAGAATCAGTGGAGATTGTATCGCTCAATATTGCCGTCGAACGGTTAAGGGAGCTTGCAGCAGATCCTGACAAAATTCCGGCACGACTGACTCAGCTTTCAGAAGGCTCCAGTTCTGTCGCACAGCTTCTTGGAAATGCAACACTGGATTTGAAAAAACAGCCATTGATAATGGATCGAATATATATTCACGGTGACGAAAAGTTACCAAAACCAGAGCTTGGATTTTTTGCAAAAACAAAGGAATCTGTTTTGAAATTCTTCCACTCGTTCCAGTCTAATACATTGGCAACGGAAGAAGTGGATGATGATGTTGTGGATGTGTGGGTAAACAGACCACGACAATATGTGGAATTGATGCAAAATATGGTGGATCAGAACTTTACCCCCCAAACAGGAATAAAAGTGAGGTTCTCCATCATGCCTTCTGAGCAGAAATTGATTTTAGCGAATGCAGCGAACAGTCAGCCGGATCTTGCGCTTGGAATCAGTAGCTGGCTTCCATATGAACTCGCTATTCGTGGAGCGGCGTATGACTTAAGAGAGTTTGAGGATTTCGATGAAACGCTTGCTCACTTTTCACCTGGCGCTTTCTTGCCAATGATCATTGAAGATGAGGTATATGGGTTGCCGGAAACGCAGGATTTCTTTGTTCAATTTTACAGAAAAGATATTTTAGGGGCGTTAGATGTTCCTGTCCCTGACACATGGGAGAATGTAGTTGATGTCTTGCCAGAGCTTCAACGCTTTGGATTAAATTACTACACGCCTATTGCAGGTGCAGTGGCGTTCAAACCATTCCAGTCAACCTCGCCATTTATCTATCAACATCAAGGGGACATGTATAAAGAAGATGGCATGGGAACGACGATCGACAGCGATGAAACAGTCCGTGGGATTCAGCTTATGACGGACTTGAATACAATCTACAGCACGCCGCTTCAAGTGCCGAATTTCTATAACCATTTCCGTTATTCTACTTTGCCGATCGGTGTTTCTAACTTCCAGACATATGTGGAGCTTACATCTGCAGCACCGGAGATCTCCGGCTGGTGGGACATTTCCCTTCATCCTGGAGTGGAGAATGAGGACGGAGAAGTGGAAAGATGGGCAACAGGATCTGGACAGGCAGGCATGATTTTTAACGGCAGCAAGAATAAAGACGAAGCATGGCAAGTGCTTAAATGGTGGATGTCCACAGAAACACAGACGGACTTTGCTACTACTTTGCAAATCATGTATGGTCCATCTTATATGTGGAATACCGCAAATCTTGACGCTTTTAAACAATTACCATGGCCAGAGGAACATAAGGAAGTCATCTTAGAGCAATGGGAACATTTACGTGAAGTACCAAAAACGCCTTACACTTATATGGTAGAGCGTGAGATAAGTAATGTATGGAACCGTGTCGTCTTTGACGGGGAAAATACCCGTTCAGCAGTTGATGATGCGGTGGTGACCATTGACCGTGAAATGAGACGGAAGATGGAGGAATTCGGATATATGAAAGACGGAAAAATCGTAAAAACCTATCCGATTCCGACGATTGAACAAGTAGAAAGCTGGGTGGAAGAAAATGAGGAGTAG
- a CDS encoding ABC transporter substrate-binding protein: MKLMKPWIAIAASFMLVVGCSNSNNASNDAEKEGNNEDQVTIKFASWALGTEEDNNIERMMIAEFEEKYPNIDVEIDESIATDDWNNSLSSAASANAMPDVFMVSQVPTGLANDWLLDVTELAAEDEDFANIPEVVTDSVTYNDAVYAIPSAQHFLGYFVNKDLYNQANLDVPEYGFSVDDFTESVRSVTNLNSGVVGLNNPFAIVDWYPSSVNEEIGWYTFSEDEYHLNSNEFISGVNLTSNFVTNGYSYENLSDEQKANFNGENAGEVFAGGGIGLNWDGTWAVENFSTNLDFDWDFVGTPGGRTVIVNDFMGISKSTKHQEEAFLFAKWMSFGKEGFLKRIDLAVEHDKALNNLPVTQDEEVLDAFFEVQDIPGLRTAYDNLANGIVEPVKTVPGFAQSRWEAPTGVAVGEEPNANIAALIDASVRGEIKIEDYAAQINELANQKYQEGKEAIGQ, encoded by the coding sequence ATGAAATTGATGAAACCTTGGATCGCGATTGCCGCTTCGTTCATGCTGGTAGTTGGTTGCAGTAACTCTAACAATGCTTCAAATGATGCGGAGAAGGAAGGTAACAACGAAGATCAAGTAACCATTAAATTTGCTAGCTGGGCGCTTGGTACAGAAGAAGATAATAACATCGAGCGCATGATGATTGCGGAATTCGAAGAGAAATATCCTAACATTGATGTAGAAATTGATGAGTCTATCGCAACAGATGACTGGAATAATTCCCTTTCCTCTGCAGCAAGTGCAAATGCGATGCCTGATGTATTCATGGTATCTCAAGTACCGACTGGACTTGCAAATGACTGGTTGTTAGATGTAACAGAATTGGCTGCAGAAGATGAAGATTTTGCAAACATTCCGGAAGTTGTAACAGATTCTGTTACATACAATGATGCGGTATATGCTATTCCTAGTGCGCAGCATTTCCTTGGTTATTTTGTAAATAAAGATTTATACAACCAGGCAAACCTGGATGTTCCTGAATATGGTTTCTCTGTTGATGATTTTACGGAATCTGTTCGTTCCGTGACAAATTTAAACAGTGGAGTGGTTGGTTTAAATAATCCATTTGCCATTGTGGATTGGTATCCTTCCTCTGTAAACGAAGAGATTGGCTGGTATACATTCAGTGAAGACGAGTATCACCTAAACAGCAATGAATTCATTTCTGGTGTTAACCTTACAAGCAACTTTGTAACAAACGGTTATTCTTATGAGAACTTGTCTGATGAGCAAAAAGCAAACTTCAATGGTGAGAATGCTGGAGAAGTATTTGCAGGCGGTGGGATCGGACTTAACTGGGATGGTACATGGGCAGTGGAAAACTTCTCTACTAATCTAGACTTTGATTGGGACTTCGTTGGAACTCCTGGCGGAAGAACAGTCATCGTAAATGATTTCATGGGCATCTCTAAGTCTACTAAGCATCAAGAAGAAGCATTCCTTTTTGCTAAGTGGATGAGCTTTGGTAAAGAAGGATTCTTAAAGCGTATTGATTTAGCAGTAGAGCATGACAAGGCATTGAACAATTTACCTGTCACACAAGATGAAGAAGTATTGGATGCATTCTTTGAAGTTCAGGATATCCCTGGCCTACGTACAGCATATGACAATCTGGCGAATGGAATTGTGGAACCTGTTAAAACAGTACCAGGCTTTGCTCAATCAAGATGGGAAGCGCCGACTGGTGTAGCCGTTGGAGAAGAGCCGAATGCAAACATAGCGGCATTAATTGATGCAAGTGTAAGAGGCGAGATCAAGATTGAAGACTATGCGGCACAAATAAATGAATTAGCAAATCAAAAGTACCAAGAAGGCAAAGAAGCGATTGGTCAATAA
- a CDS encoding alpha/beta hydrolase, which produces MARITCDFFSEALQCSTSMTVLLPQPNSQIGVSTKVKQKKHPTLYLLHGLSDDHTIWTRFTSVERYASAMGWAIVMPAAGRSFYTDMEHGYDFYKFVSEEVPTLAQSFFPLSDKREENFIAGLSMGGYGAFKVAMRNPEKFAAAASMSGSVDINERLPAFPRDFKYIFGVRPILGSEDDLYHLASRVGGKAPRLYQCCGTEDHNYEANIRFRDHAIQAGLDLTFSDGPGGHDWGYWDKHIENVLAFFEQQR; this is translated from the coding sequence ATGGCTAGAATTACATGCGATTTTTTCTCGGAGGCTTTGCAATGTTCAACATCAATGACGGTTTTATTGCCACAGCCGAATTCACAAATAGGGGTCTCAACAAAAGTAAAACAAAAGAAACACCCTACCCTCTATTTACTGCATGGACTTTCAGATGACCATACCATCTGGACAAGATTCACTTCTGTAGAACGTTATGCTTCTGCCATGGGCTGGGCGATTGTGATGCCAGCTGCAGGTAGAAGTTTTTACACGGATATGGAACATGGATATGATTTTTACAAATTTGTCAGTGAGGAAGTACCGACACTTGCTCAAAGCTTTTTTCCGCTGTCAGATAAGAGAGAGGAAAATTTTATTGCGGGGCTTTCTATGGGCGGTTATGGAGCTTTCAAAGTTGCCATGAGGAATCCGGAGAAATTTGCTGCTGCAGCAAGCATGTCAGGTTCTGTAGATATCAATGAACGATTGCCTGCATTCCCAAGGGATTTCAAGTACATATTCGGCGTTCGTCCTATTTTGGGAAGTGAGGATGACCTTTATCATCTTGCCTCAAGAGTAGGGGGAAAAGCGCCAAGGTTATATCAGTGCTGTGGCACGGAAGATCATAACTATGAAGCAAATATCCGCTTTAGGGATCATGCCATCCAAGCTGGGCTAGATCTTACCTTTTCAGATGGACCCGGTGGCCATGACTGGGGATATTGGGACAAGCACATCGAAAATGTGTTAGCATTTTTCGAACAACAGCGTTAA
- a CDS encoding VOC family protein, with protein MKHQAVPYLSFNGNARQALEFYKEVFEGEITGIMTFGEADFPTPPEADNLVMHARFEKGNLTLMASDSFPGQTVEIGGNVSLMLEMESEEQVDTLYARLSENGKVLMELQDTFWGARYGCVQDSFGVKWDLNYTKPQ; from the coding sequence ATGAAGCATCAAGCTGTACCTTATTTATCATTTAACGGAAATGCAAGACAAGCACTTGAATTTTACAAAGAGGTTTTTGAGGGAGAAATCACAGGCATCATGACATTCGGCGAAGCAGACTTCCCGACGCCACCAGAAGCTGACAACCTTGTTATGCACGCACGTTTTGAAAAAGGAAATCTAACACTGATGGCATCTGACTCATTCCCTGGCCAAACAGTAGAGATCGGTGGGAACGTCTCTTTAATGCTTGAGATGGAAAGCGAAGAACAGGTTGACACCCTATACGCACGCCTTAGTGAGAACGGAAAAGTATTGATGGAGCTTCAAGACACTTTCTGGGGAGCACGTTATGGATGTGTTCAGGATTCCTTTGGTGTGAAATGGGATTTGAACTATACGAAACCGCAATAA
- a CDS encoding DUF962 domain-containing protein: MKEKMKNNLLLYQKAHENKWNQILHYFAFLFAFLAWIFIFINWWVTIVLALLHYVFSWIGHFYFEKNKPASFRYPLIGFYAGFSWFFLKTFELISGKRILLK, encoded by the coding sequence ATGAAAGAAAAAATGAAAAATAATTTGCTATTATATCAAAAAGCACATGAGAACAAATGGAATCAGATTCTGCATTATTTTGCTTTTCTCTTTGCTTTCTTAGCTTGGATTTTTATATTTATAAATTGGTGGGTAACCATAGTGCTAGCTTTATTACACTATGTTTTTTCCTGGATCGGACACTTTTACTTTGAAAAGAATAAGCCAGCATCATTTAGGTATCCACTCATTGGTTTTTATGCAGGTTTCAGTTGGTTTTTCTTAAAAACGTTTGAGCTGATTTCAGGTAAAAGAATCCTCCTCAAATGA
- a CDS encoding SDR family oxidoreductase, producing MNFQNKTVIITGAANGIGKGIATAYINAGANVVLADVDKKAGESLQREFGDKALFVKTDVRKEGDIQHLITKTMEHFHQIDILINNAGVSRFTPLQDLTVEAWDDVINTNLRSVFIASKEASKYMKNGGSIVNIASTRATMSEPNSEAYAATKGGIVALTHALAASLSERNITVNAISPGWIQNENYEELRDKDHAQHLSNRVGKPFDIAKACLYLTDSENNFVNGENITVDGGMTRKMIYEG from the coding sequence ATGAATTTCCAAAACAAAACTGTCATCATAACTGGTGCGGCAAATGGAATCGGCAAAGGAATCGCAACAGCATACATAAATGCGGGTGCAAATGTGGTGCTTGCTGACGTGGATAAAAAAGCGGGAGAATCACTACAACGGGAATTTGGAGACAAAGCCCTTTTCGTCAAAACAGACGTAAGAAAAGAAGGGGACATACAACACCTGATAACTAAAACCATGGAACACTTCCACCAAATTGATATCCTGATTAATAACGCAGGAGTATCCCGATTCACTCCACTTCAAGACCTCACTGTTGAAGCTTGGGATGATGTAATAAACACCAATTTGCGAAGTGTGTTCATCGCGTCCAAAGAAGCATCTAAGTATATGAAAAATGGTGGTTCTATCGTGAACATCGCATCTACTAGAGCCACTATGTCTGAACCAAACTCAGAAGCATATGCTGCAACTAAGGGCGGCATTGTGGCTCTGACACATGCGTTGGCAGCTTCCTTAAGTGAGCGGAATATTACAGTAAATGCGATTTCACCTGGATGGATTCAAAATGAAAATTATGAAGAGCTAAGAGATAAGGACCATGCACAACATCTGTCTAATCGGGTTGGGAAGCCTTTTGATATTGCAAAGGCTTGTTTGTATCTAACGGACTCGGAAAACAATTTTGTGAACGGCGAAAACATTACGGTCGATGGCGGCATGACAAGAAAGATGATTTACGAGGGTTAA